GTGGACAGTGCGGTCATGTTGGCGGTGGTCTCATGGCCCGCGATCAGCAACAGCCGCCCCATGGAGGAGACTTCCTCGTCGTCGAGCTCGCCGCGGGCGACCAGCCGGCTGACGATGCCGTCGTCCGGCTCGCGTCGCTTGGACTCGGCGAGCCGGGTCAGATAGTGCCGCAGGTCCTCCTGTGCGGCACGCACCTCCTCGGCCGTCGACCGGAGGCTGAGCAGCAGGCGGCTGCGTTCCTGGAAGAACTCGTGGTCGTCATACGGGACGCCGAGCAGCAGGCAGATCACCAGGGACGGCAGCGGCAGCGCGAATTCGGCCACCAGATCCGCCGAGTTGCGCCCCGCGGTCATCCGGTCGAGCAGGTCATCGGCGAGGCGCTGCACCTCGGGGCGCATCGCCCCCACCTTCTTCACCATGAACTCGGCGGTGAGCATCCGGCGCAGCCGTGCGTGCTCGGGGTCGTCCTGGCGGATGAAGGTCGGTTTGACGGCGGCGAGTTCCCGGCCGCCCGCGGTGAGGAAGGGGAAGCCGGGCCGGGTCGCGTCGGCGCTGAACCGCGGGTCGCCCAGCACCGCCCGTACGTCCTGATGCCGGGTCACCAGCCAACAGGTGGAGCCGTCCCAGAGCGTGGCCCGGGTGACCGGTTCCTCCCGGCGGGCCCGTTCGACGCCGGGCGCGGGATCGAAGGGGCAGCCTTCGGCCCGCGCGGCCGGGACGGCAAGGGGGGCGAGGCCTGCACCCGGGCCGGTGTCGTGCTCCGCCTCGGTGCGTTCTGCAGTCGTCATGCGGCTGGTCCTTCCACGATCGGGACACGGCACTGCCGTGGCGAACGGTGCGGGTAGCGCTTTTCCTTGACGGGCTCTGCAAACTCGGTGACCACCTCGGCAGCCACCGTGACCAGCGGGGATCACGGTCACCGAGGGCTGGGTCACCTCTAGTTACCTAACTTAAGCAAGTAAGTTGTTCACACGTTAACTCACCGCGAACGGGGGAGGGAAGGGGTGATCAAGGCGCCCCCGAGGTTGGCTCAATCCGAGCGGACGCGCGCGCCCGGAGCGACCTGCCACAGGGCGGATCCGGGCACCCCAAGGGCAGCTAAAGTGCCTGCATGCCGGACCCCGGAAGAGACCAGGACCCCATCGCCGCACTGCAAAGAGTGCTGGCCACGCTGTCCTACCTGCTCACCCGTTCCCGGGCACACGAACGCCAGGCGGCCGAGGCGGGAGTCACGGCGGCGCGCTCCGACCTGTGGCTGCTGATGGCCCTGGAGGACAGCGGCGGGGTCAGCCGGGTCGGCGATCTGGCCGCACTGCTGATGGTCGAGCCGCCTCATGTCACCCGCCAGATCAGCCAGTTGGAGTCCCAGGACCTGGTCGAACGGACCCCGGACTCCCTTGACCGCCGCGCCCGGCAGGTGGCGATCACGCCCCACGGCAAGGCCGTCCTGGGCCGCCTCCAGCACACCAGCCAGGCCGGTCTGCACGACGCGCTCGCCGGCTTCGACGACGCCGACATCGCCACCACCGTCGCCGTGCTCAACCATCTGGTGGCCCACGCCCGTCACAAGCACGCAGCGGAAGACCGGCCGCGAGGGCGGGGGTGTGAGCGGGGCGGGGAGGTGAGTGGGCCGGGGAGGTGAGTGGGCCGGGGCCCAGAGGTTGTCCCCTGGGCCCCGAGTCCCACCTCGCGCGCAGCCGCTACTCGCTCCCTGCGCGGGCTCTACGCGTTCCCTGTCCGGGCTCTACTCGATTTCGACCCGGCCGTTGTGGCCCTGCTGTGCGGCGGTGCCGCCGTTCTTGTCGGTCTTACCGTCCTGGCCCTCGGGGGTGCCGAGGTTGCGGCGGACCGAGTCGAGGATGGTCAGGCCCTGGCCGACCAGGCCCGCGGCGATCTCGCCCAGGCCGTCGGTGCCGTTGAGGACATTGACATTGGCGTTGGCCAGGCCCGCGGAGGCCTCCTTGACGATCTGCGGGAGCTGGTCGATCAGCATCCGGTCCAGGGCCACCCGGTCGTGCGACGCGGCGGCCTCGGCCTGGATCTTCATCCGCTCCGCCTCGGCCATGGCCAGCAGCCGGATGCGCTCGGCCTCCGCCTCGGCGGGCTTGACGACCTCGGCCACCAGCTCCTGCTGACGCAGCTGCGCCGCGCGCTCGGCGAGTTCGGTCTGTGCGGCGAGGACTTCTTGCTGTGCATGGGCCTGCGCGAGCGGACCGGCCTGCGCGGCGCGGGCCTGGGCGCGGTCCACCTCGGCGGAGTACTCGGCCTGGACCACGGCGGTCTGCCGGGAGTATTCGGCCTGATTACGCGCGGCCTCCTGCTGCGCCTCGACCGAAGCCTGGGTGGCCTGGGCCTGGGCGATCTGCGCCTGCCGCTGGATGGCCGCCTTGTGCGGGGCGGACATCGCCTCGATATAGCCGGTGTCGCCGTCGTCGATCGACTGGATCTGCAACGAGTCGACGATCAGACCGATCTTCGCCATCTCGGTCTTGGACGTCTCCAGGACCTCGGTGGCCAGCTTCTGCCGCTCGGTGACGATCTCCTCGACCGTCATCGAACCGATGATGGAGCGCAGATGGCCGGCGAAGATCCGGCCGGTCAGTACCGACATCTGGTCCTGGTCGGACAGGAACCGCTGACCGGCGTTGACCACGCTCTCGGTGTCGTTGCCGACCTTGAACGCGATGACGGCGCGTACCGTCAGCGCGATGCCCTGCCGGGTCACACAGGTCTCGGCGACCTCCGCCTCACACATCGCCAGCGTCAGAAAGCGGACCTTGCGGAAAACCGGCAGCACGAACTTTCCGTGCCCGGTCACCACTCGGAATGGCGCGCCCCCCTGTCCACGCCTGCCTCCCGAGATCAGCATGGCTTGATCGGGGGCAGGAACGCGGTAACCGAACATCCTCATTCTCCTCAACCGGCGTCGCCGGCATTGCCGGACAACGCGTCCAACGGATCGGCCCACTCCATGACGTCGACCTGACGACTGCCACGCGACTCGATCACGAGCACGGTCGCCCCTACCGGAAGGGGCTCGGCGGACCAGGCGAGAAAGGCCTCGCTACCGCCTCTGATCCGTACCAGGACCTCACCGGGACCGGCAGCCCCGCGCGTGCCGATCAGCAGCACTCCCGTACAGCCGATCACGGCATCGTCCTGTGCCATCCGCGGCTGCCCTCCCCCGTTACGTTCCTGGAAAGCCGACCATAGCGCTCCGGCAGGCGGTGGCCTATGGGGGGTTGTCGGCGAGTTGGCGCAACGCGCCACGGCAGTCAATTTCCCGTTAAGACATCTGCAAAGGAAGGGCGGAATTCAGCGCGCCGGGGGCAATGCGCCGAGGGCGGCGAGGATGTCGGACGGTTCGGCGCGGTGGTCGAGCGCGTGGGTGCGGGGCCGGTGCGCACGATCGCGCCCGGTCCGTGCCACGAAGAATCCGTCCCTACGACCCCTACGACATCGGATTGACGGCCACGGCCTTGAAAAAGGTGTAGTGGAAGGTCCCGTCGTCTTCGGCGGCCCGTCGCAGATCGGTGATCCCCCGGTCCCAGTCGGCGGTGGTGGTCAGGCCGATGCCCAGGGCATCGTTCCGGACCGCTTCGATCATGGCGATGAAGGTGTTCCGGGTGAATCCGTCCACCAGGGCGGGCCGGGTCCGGTCGGCGTAGACCGTACGCGGACGGATGACCACGTTCTCGAATCCGGCGCCGCTGAGCAGTGGCTGCAACTCCCGTCCCAGCAGTGCGTTTCCGCCGGCCGCGGCCTGCAGGCGTACCTGATGGCCGATCACCTCATGGGCGTGCAGGCTGTCCGGATGGAAGACCACCGAGCCGTGGTCGCCCTCGATCACGGTGAATGTCCCGCCGGGGCGCAGGAGCCGGCGCAGCGCGGCCAGCGCCTTGTCGGGCTCCCACAGGTGCTCCAGCACGAAGCAGGCGAAGACGTGGTCGAACTCGGCCTCTTTGAAGGGGAGATGCAGCAGGTCGGCGGCCCGCCACGTCACGTCGGCGTCGGGCTCTTGCTCCCTCAGGTAGGCGCGGGCCTGGGCCAGCGACTCCTCGGAACGGTCAACCGCGACGAGGCGCGCCCGCGGACTGTTCCTGGCCAGATGTACGGTCTGCGCACCCACCCCGCAGCCGACCTCCAGGACCCGGCTGCCGGCGGGGTACGCCGTTCCGGCGTGCAGCAAGGGGGCCAGAGTGTCCGCCTGGTCGCAGAGGCGCCGGGCTTCGCGGGGCAAGTAGCCGTGGACGTACGCCGTTTTCCTGTTCATGGCTTCACCGTGCCGGGACAATGGCCCGGTGCACAGGTCCAAAGAACGGCCCGCTGACAGGTCCATAACTCCTCCGGCTCCCCCTGGCCCGCCGACTCCTCCGGTTTCTTCGGCCCCCTCGGGCTCCTCGCGGTCCTCGGGCTCCTCCGACTTCCTGCAGCTGAACATCGCGGAAGCGCCCGCGGGCCGGCGGTCGGACTGGCTCGCCAGGGAGTTGCGGCGCGCGATCGCGGACGGCCGGCTGCCGGTCGGGAGCAGACTGCCCGCCACCCGGGTACTCGCCGCTGAGCTGCGGGTGTCGCGGGGTGTGATCACCGAGGCGTATCAGCGGCTGACCGAGGACGGACAGCTTGCCGGGCGGAGGAGGGGCGGGACCGTGGTCGTCGCCGCGCCCGTGACGGCCACGGCGGGGACCGCGGCGAGCTCCCCGGTGCGTGTCACGGGAGCGGCACCCTCCGTGCACCGGGACCGGGCCGTCACGCCGTTCGCCGCTCCGCCCGGCCCGGAGGTCTTCGACGAGCTGCGCTCCGCGCCCGCGCGGATCGATCTCTCGCCCGGTGTACCCGACCTGTCCGCCTTCCCCCGCACGTCCTGGCTCCGCGCCGAACGCGCGGTGCTCGCCGGTCTTGCGTCCGCCGAACTCGGCTACGGGGACCCCCGCGGCACGCCCGCACTACGGGTGGCCGTCGCCAACTGGCTGGCCCGTAACCGCGGGATCAGGGCGGACCCGGACGACGTGCTGATCGTTTCCGGTACCGCGCAGGCCCTCGGCCTGATCGCCCAGGTGCTGCACCGTGACGGAATCCGGGAGATCGCGGTGGAGGACCCCGGGTCCCTCGGGGCGCAACAGCATCTGCGCCACTGGCGGCAGGCGACGCCGCCGGTGCCGGTCGACGAGTTCGGGATACGGGTCGACGCGCTGCGGGCGAGCGGTGCGCGGGCCGTCCTGCTCACGCCGGCGCACCAGTTCCCGACCGGGGTGGTGCTCGACGGCGGTCGGCGCCGCGAGCTGATGCGCTGGGCGGCCGACGGCGGCCTGATCGTCGAGGACGACTACGACGCCGAGCACCGCTACGACCGTGTGCCGGCCCCCGCGCTGCGCTCACTCCTCGCCGATCAGGTCTGCTACGCCGGCAGCATCTCCAAGCTGCTCGCGCCCGCCCTGCGGGTGGGCTGGGTGCTGGCGCCGCCGCGGTACCGCACCGCGCTGGTCGACGCCAAACGGTTCGCGGACCTCGGCAATGCGGCACTGCCGCAGCTGGTACTGGCCCGGCTGATGGAATCGGGCGAGCTGGAACGCAGGTTGCGACTGCTGCGCCGGCGCCACCGGCAGCGCCGGGACGCCATGATCGCGGCGATCCGGACCCAGCTGCCGGGGGCGACCGTGCACGGCGCGGCGGCCGGCCTGCATCTGACGATCACCTTGGCGCCGGGCGTCTGCCGCGGCTCCGATACGGACCTGGCTGCGGCGGCCCTCGCCCGGGGCGTCAAGGTCCAGCCGCTGTCCTGGCACCGCCGGCTCCCCGCCGCTCCGGGCCTGGTCCTCGGCTATGCCGCCCGTACACCGGGCGAGATCACGGAGGGCGTGGCCGTCCTGGGGGAGGCGCTGACGGGCGGGTGAGGCCGGGGAGTCTCCCGCTGATCAGCGGAAGGGAAGAGGCCGCCCCTTCTCCTCCTCCGGGCGGGGGCCGAAGATGCGGCGTTCGTCGCCGGTGATCGCGACGTCGTGGATGCCGGCCTCCCGGCGACGCATCAGGCCTTCCTCGTCGAACTCCCACAGCTCGTTGCCGTAGCTGCGCCACCACTGGCCGGCCGCGTCATGGGACTCGTACTGGAAGCGCACCGCGATGCGGTTGCCGCTGTAGGACCAGAGCTCCTTGCGCAGGGCGTAGTCCAGTTCGCGGGCCCACTTCTGGTGCAGGAACGCGATGATCTCGTCGCGGCCGGTGAGGAAGGTGTCCCGGTTCCGCCAGATGGAGTCCTCGGTGTAGGCGAGGGCGACGCGCTCCGGATCGCGGGTGTTCCAGGCGTCCTCGGCCGCCTGGACCTTCTGCAGCGCGCTCGGCTCGTCGAACGGCGGGAACGGTGGGCGTGGCGCCATGGCGGGCTCCTTCTCTTGGCTGTGGGGGTGAACCCGGGGCGCGGGGTGAGGCGGCACCCGGGAGGTTCATACGCTGTCCCGCACGGGTGGGTTGGCGGGCGAGTACTCGGGTGTGGACCAGCGCAGCGGGCTGGCGTGCGGGGTCTCCACGGTTTCGGTCACCGTGAAGCGCAGGGTGCGGCCGGCCGCGCCGAATACGGTGGTCGCGGTGCCGGTGAGCTGGAGCGTGCCGCCGGTGCTCCAGTCGACGAACAGCAGGCCGGCGCGGGGATCGCCTTCGAGATTGCCCAGGGTCAGGAACATCGCGTTGCCCGGGTAGTCCTGCCAGCAGAGTTCGTTCGGCGAGGTCACCCGGACGAATCCGGGGTTGCCGCCGCGGTGGCTGGCGTCGGTGCCGTCGGCGGCCGCGGTGGCGATGAAGAAGGTGTCGGCGGCGCGGACGAAGCGCTGCTGATCGGGGGTGAGTTCCCGGCCCCGCCGCACGGCACCGGCTTGGGCGGGGACCGGTGCCAGGAGCGTCCGCCGCTGCAGGTGCTTCGGGCAGTTGGCGAAAACCTGCTCGGCAGCCACCACGAACCCGCGGGCCGTCGGCGCGGCCGTGCCGTTGAGGCGCATACGCCGGCGGGTGCGGGGGTCGAGGGCGATCGTGCCGACGTCGGTTCCCTCGGTCGCGAGGGCCGCGGTGAGCGGGTCGCCCGCCGGGGGGCCGCCCGTGACCGCGATCGATCGGGGGCCCGTGGCCCGCACGAATCCGGGGGTGCCGGTGAGCAGCGAGCTCCACATCCGGCCGGCCTCGTCCGCCGCACCGATCACCAGCATCGGCTGCAGTCCGAGGAAGGCCGCGGCCACCTCGCGGATGCCCGGCCCGATGGAGCGGCCGATGTGATCGGCCACGGCGCGTACGCCGAGCCGGTCCTGCACGGCGCGCGAGCCCTCGTGGTACGGATCATCCACGGTCCTCAGCTCCTCAGAAGAATCCGCAGGCCGGTGCAGCCGCCACCGGGGTGGGCGCGCCTTCCGCGCCGGAGGGTACGCAGATTTCCAGCCGCGTGCCGTCCGGATCGTGGAAGAAGATCCCGCCGGAGGGGGTGCCCTCGCCGTGGGCGACGAAGCCGTCGTACGCGAAGTCGAGGCCCCGCTCGCGGAGCCGGGCCTCGAACGCCTTCACCTCGTCGACCGTCCCGGCCTCCCACGCCAGGTGGTGCAGCCCGGCCAGGCCCGGGGCGTAGGCGCCGTCCGCCTGCTGCCACAGCGTGAGCGTGAGTTGTCCGTGCTGCCCCAGGAAGGCGAAGCGCCGGCCGTCATCGTGGCCCTCGCCGAGCACGTCGAATCCGAGCACCTCCCCGTAGAAGGCGAGTGAGCGCTTGAGGTCGGTGACGTTCAGGCCGACGTGGCCGGGCCGGAGTGTGCTGGTCGCCGTCATGGCAGACCCCTCTCCGGCGGATCGATCGATCCGCCGATCTAACTGGTAAAATTAACGTTAATGGTTAGTGAGGTGGCAGGCAACCTATTACGTACTCTTGAGTGGTTAGCCCCACGGGGACACGGACGTCAGAAGGAGGCAGGGATGACCGCACTCGACCCCCGTCCCCTGACCGGTGAGCCCGTCTCGCTGGATCTGCTGAACACCCGCTGGATGGCCGACGGCGTACGCCAGGATCTGCTCACCGGCCCCGAAGGGCTGCACATCTGGCTCGCGAGCAACGGTCTCGACCGCCGCTTTCCCGCGGACGCCGCCGCACTGGAGCATGTCCTGTCCGCCCGCGAGGCCCTCGCCGCCGCCGTCGGCGCCCCCGGCGGCACGGCCGGTATCGAGGGTGTCAACGCCGTACTCGACCATGGCCGGATCCGCGCCACCCTGACTCCCGAGGGCCCCGGCGAGGTGGCGGAGTTCGAGAATCCTTCCTGGGGTGCGGCCTGGATGGCGGCCCGTGACTACCTGGATCTGCTGCGCACTGCCCCGGACCGGATCCGCGGCTGCGCGCACGAGGCATGCATCCTGCACTTCTTCGACACCTCGCGGAACGGTACCCGCCGCTGGTGCTCGATGGCGGCCTGCGGCAACCGCGCGAAGGCTTCCCGTCACTACGCGAAGGCGCGCGAGGCCTGAGCGCCGTTCGGCGAGGGGCTGCCGCCGGCCGTCCCGTGCGGGGGCCGGAGGGTGTGCCGTGTGTGCGGGAGGGCGCGGCTCCCTGTTGACCGTTTCACGGAACGGGACGGGGCGTGTCGCGGGGCGGGGCGTGTCACGGGCCGGGGCGTGTCACAGGCCCTTGGCGAGGGTGTGCAGGTAGTCGGCCAGGTCCTGGGGGTGGGCGTACATGGGGCCGTGGCCGGTGTCCCATTCGGTGGTCTGCGCGCCCATGCGGTCGGCCAGTTCGCGCTGGGTGGCGGCGGGCAGTGCGCGGTCCTGCGTGGCGACCAGGTAGTGCGAGGGCTTCTCGCGCCAGGCCGGGGTGCCGGACGGGGCGGCGTCGATGCCCAGACGCGGGAACTTCTGTACGGCCGCGGCGAGCGTGGTGCGTTCGGCGGGGGCGTCGGCGGCCACGACCTCCCCGTATGCCGGCCGGTCGATGTACGAGTACCCGTCGTCGGTGACCCTGAGGTGCTCGGGGAGCGCGCTGCCGGGGTGGCGCTGCACGATGTCCCTGACCGACTCGCCCTGGTCGGGGGCGAAAGCGGCGATATAGGCCAGGGCCTTGACGTGGTCCTGGCCAAGGGCCGCGTTGGTGATCACAGCACCGCCGTAGGACCAGCCCACCAGGAGTACCGGCCCGTCGACGGTGGACAGGACCCGGCGTACGGCGGCGATGTCGCCTTCCATTGATTCCACGGGGAGTTGGACGGCGACCGGCTCATGACCCAGTGCACGCAGTGCGGTGAGGGTCTCGCTCCAGGCGGAGCCGTCGGCCCACAGGCCGTGGACGAGAACGATGGCGGTCATGGCGTGAGCCTCCGGGAGGTTGGGAGAGGTGCGCGGGGCGCATGTGCGGTGGCGGACGGCGACGAGGACGGCTTCGACCCCGTCGCTATAACCATTCAAATCAACTTTAGGGGTTAGGCCGCGAGGGGTCAACCGGTCACTTGCTGTTGAGTGGTTAGCGTGGAGGGGTGGGGTGGGCGCTGCGACCACCGGAAGCCGGCGGAAGCCGCCCGGGGTAGCGGTCCCCGGCCGGCGCTGTCCGGTTGGGGTCAGGGCGGGGTCAGGGCGGGGTCAGGGCGGCCCGGCCCGGCGCCGCGACCCGTACTGATCTCGTCACAGCCGCGGTGGGTAACCCCTCTGACGGCACGTGAGTTCGAGGAATCCGACTAAGATCAACCATGCGACCGCGGTCCCTGCCACGCCCCATTCGTGGCGGGGCCGTTGTGTCTTCTGCCGGTACATCGAGGAGAGGATTCCCCCCACACATGACCCGTTCGAAGCTGCTCCGTGGGCTGACCGTCGCCGGAACGATCGCGCTGAGCGCCGTTGCCACCACCCCGGCCGCGCACGCCGCCGCATCCTCCTGCACCCACGACTGGTCGGGGCCGCAGATCTGCATCAAGACCGACGGCAGGGACGGGACGCCCAACCCCGGCACTGTCACCGCCTCCTGGACCAACCCGTCCAAGAGCCGGCAGTCCGCGACCGTCTACCTCACCACCACGGACGGCGGGAGCAGCTACTCCTTCAAGGCGAGGCGGTCCGGTGGCCAGATCGTCGGCCACACCGTCCCGGGGCTGCAGCCGAGCGGCAGCACGCTCTGTGTCCGTTTCCAGGGCAGCTCGCACAAGGCCTGCCTGGAGATGATCAACCGCAACGGCTCCTTCTAAGGGGACGACGGCCTAAGGGGACGACGGCTCCCTCCGGTTCCAGGAGACGGCGGCTCCCTCTGGAGGGCACGGCTCCTTCCGGGGCACCACGCGGACACGACGCGGCCGCAGCTCACCCGAGCTGCGGCCGCGTCGGCCTTCCGACGGGGGTCAGGCCAGCGCCCGCTCCAGGCTCCCCAGCGCGGCGTCCAGTTCCTCACCGGTGATGGTCAGCGGCGGGGCCAGCCGGATCGTCGAGCCATGGGTGTCCTTGACCAGGACGCCTTCCTTGAGCAGGCGTTCGCTGATCTCCCGGCCGGTGCCGAGCGCGGGGTCGATGTCGACCCCGGCCCACAGGCCGCGGGCGCGGAAGCCGGTCACGCCCTTGCCGGTCAGCGCGGCCAGACCGCTGCGCAGCCGGTCGCCCAGTTCGGCGGCGCGGCGCTGGAACTCTCCGGTGGCAAGCAGCTCGACGACGGCCGAACCGACCGCCGCCGACAGGGGGTTGCCGCCGAAGGTCGAACCGTGCTGGCCGGGGCCCAGCACACCGAGCACGTCGCGGCGGGCGACGACCGCGGAGACCGGGACGATGCCGCCGCCCAGCGCCTTGCCGAGCAGCAGTACGTCCGGCACCACGGACTCGTGCTCGACGGCCAGCGTGGTGCCCGTGCGGCCCAGCCCGGACTGGATCTCGTCGGCGATGAACAGGCACCCGGCCCGCCGGGTCAGGTCGCGTACGCCGGTGAGATAGCCGTCGTCGGGGATCACGACGCCCGCCTCGCCCTGGATGGGCTCGATCAGCACGGCGGCCGTCGTCTCGTCCACGGCCGCTTCGAGCGCGGCGAGATCGTTGTAGGGGACGGTGCGGAAGCCGGGGGCGAAGGGCCCGAAGCCGACGCGGGCCGTGTCGTCGTCGGAGAAGCCGACGATGGTGGTCGTCCGGCCGTGGAAGTTGCCGCCGGCCACCACGATCGTCGCCCGGTCCGCCGGGACGCCCTTGACGTCGTACGCCCACTTGCGCGCGACCTTGATGCCGCTCTCCACCGCCTCGGCGCCGGTGTTCATCGGCAGGACCATGTCCTGCCCGGTCAGCTCGGCGAGGCCTTCGGCGAAACCGGCGAGCCGGTCGTTGTGGAACGCGCGGGAGGTGAGGGTGAGTTGGTCGAGCTGGCGGTGCGCGGCCTCGATCAGGGCCGGGTGGCGGTGGCCGAAGTTGAGCGCCGAGTAGCCGGCCAGCATGTCGAGGTAGCGGCGTCCCTCGACGTCCTCGACCCAGACCCCTTCGGCGCGCGCGACCACCACGGGCAGCGGGTGGTAATTGTGCGCGAGGACCGGGCCCTCGGCCTGGATCAGCTCCGCGGACGAACGGGGAGCGTGCACGCGGGCGGTACGGGTGGGAGCGGTCATCAGCGAATCTCCTGTGTGCAGCACTTGATGCCGCCGCCGGCCTTGTGGAACTCCGAGAGGTCGACGGGGACGGGGACATAACCGTGCGCGCTGAGCTGGTCGATCAGGCCGGTCGCCTGCGGGGCGACGAAGACATGGCGGCCGTCGGAGACGGAGTTGAGGCCGAAGGCGAGGGCGTCGTCCCGGGTGGCGAGCACCGCATCGGGGAAGAGCCGGCGCAGCACTTCACGGCTGCCGGTCGAGAACGCCCCGGGGTAGTAGGCGACATGCGCCTCGCCCGTCTCCGCCGTCTCCTCCAGGACGAACAGCGCGGTGTCCAGGTGGTAGAAGTACGGGTCCACCAGCTGCAGGCCGATGGTCGGTACGCCGAAGAACTCCTGGACCTCGCGATGCGCGGCCGGCGTGGTGCGAAAGCCCGTACCCGCCAGGATGTAGCGTCCGGCCGGGATGAGATCGCCCTCGCCCTCGCACGGCGACTCGGGCCGGTAGACGTCGTACCCGGCCGCCTTGAACCAGGTCTCGTACTCCACGGACTCCGGCCGCCGCTGCGGCGCATGGAAGGACGAGCCGAAGACCCGGCCGCCCACGACGAGCGCGGAATTCGCCGCGAACACCATGTCGGGCAGCGTGGCCACCGGGGGCACGGTCTCCACCGTGTGCCCGTGGTCGCGGTAGGCGCTCATCAGCGCCTCCCACTGGCGCCCCGCGAGGGCGGTGTCCACCGGGATGTCCGCACTCATCCACGGATTGATCGCGTAACGCACATCGAAGTGTCTGGGCTCGCAGACCAGATAGCGCCGGGGGCGCGACACACGACTCTTCGGCACGGGACGTTCCCTTCGCTTCTTACGGGGCTTGCGGGGCGCTGCGTGGCAATGCGGGGCGACCGGACGTCACCGAGGGTCACCCCGAGTACTTCCACGGTAAGGAGCGACGGATTCGGGTCACAAGAAACAAATGCTGCTCATCAGCGCAGGAATCCTGCGTGGTCATGGGGGCGGAAGCCGGATTCATGCGCACGTCGCTTAGCGCGCGTACCTGCTCCGTATGCGTCCGCCCCCGTGCCGGCCCCGCGCTGCCCCCGCGCCCCGGCCCCGCGCCCGCCCCCCGTCAGGGCGTGGAGCCGCCCGGGGACTGGCTGGCGCCCGCCTCCGGGCTGTCCGGCAGGAGGTGGGACAGCACCATGTAACTGATCGTCTTGCGGATGAACGGCTCGGCCCTGATCCGTTCGAGCACCCCCTCGAAGTGCTCGACATCCTTGGCCCGTACGTGCAGCAGCGCATCGGCGCCACCGGTCACGGTCATCGCCGCGGCGATCTCCGGATGGTTGCGCACCACCTCCGCAAGCCGCCGGGGCGGCGCCGCGCCGTCGCAGTACACCTCGACATACGCCTCGGTCAGCCAGCCCAGGGCGGCCGGCCGGACGGTAGCGGTGAACCCCGTGATCACGTTGTTCTCCCGCATCCGGTCCACCCGCCGCTTCACCGCGGTGGACGACAGCCCGATCGCCGCACCGATCTCCGCAAAGCTCGCCCGGCCGTTGTCGATCAACGCCGCAACAATCTTG
This portion of the Streptomyces sp. 2114.4 genome encodes:
- the ddaH gene encoding dimethylargininase, which gives rise to MPKSRVSRPRRYLVCEPRHFDVRYAINPWMSADIPVDTALAGRQWEALMSAYRDHGHTVETVPPVATLPDMVFAANSALVVGGRVFGSSFHAPQRRPESVEYETWFKAAGYDVYRPESPCEGEGDLIPAGRYILAGTGFRTTPAAHREVQEFFGVPTIGLQLVDPYFYHLDTALFVLEETAETGEAHVAYYPGAFSTGSREVLRRLFPDAVLATRDDALAFGLNSVSDGRHVFVAPQATGLIDQLSAHGYVPVPVDLSEFHKAGGGIKCCTQEIR
- a CDS encoding alpha/beta fold hydrolase, with the protein product MTAIVLVHGLWADGSAWSETLTALRALGHEPVAVQLPVESMEGDIAAVRRVLSTVDGPVLLVGWSYGGAVITNAALGQDHVKALAYIAAFAPDQGESVRDIVQRHPGSALPEHLRVTDDGYSYIDRPAYGEVVAADAPAERTTLAAAVQKFPRLGIDAAPSGTPAWREKPSHYLVATQDRALPAATQRELADRMGAQTTEWDTGHGPMYAHPQDLADYLHTLAKGL
- the rocD gene encoding ornithine--oxo-acid transaminase, with amino-acid sequence MTAPTRTARVHAPRSSAELIQAEGPVLAHNYHPLPVVVARAEGVWVEDVEGRRYLDMLAGYSALNFGHRHPALIEAAHRQLDQLTLTSRAFHNDRLAGFAEGLAELTGQDMVLPMNTGAEAVESGIKVARKWAYDVKGVPADRATIVVAGGNFHGRTTTIVGFSDDDTARVGFGPFAPGFRTVPYNDLAALEAAVDETTAAVLIEPIQGEAGVVIPDDGYLTGVRDLTRRAGCLFIADEIQSGLGRTGTTLAVEHESVVPDVLLLGKALGGGIVPVSAVVARRDVLGVLGPGQHGSTFGGNPLSAAVGSAVVELLATGEFQRRAAELGDRLRSGLAALTGKGVTGFRARGLWAGVDIDPALGTGREISERLLKEGVLVKDTHGSTIRLAPPLTITGEELDAALGSLERALA
- a CDS encoding CGNR zinc finger domain-containing protein, yielding MTALDPRPLTGEPVSLDLLNTRWMADGVRQDLLTGPEGLHIWLASNGLDRRFPADAAALEHVLSAREALAAAVGAPGGTAGIEGVNAVLDHGRIRATLTPEGPGEVAEFENPSWGAAWMAARDYLDLLRTAPDRIRGCAHEACILHFFDTSRNGTRRWCSMAACGNRAKASRHYAKAREA
- a CDS encoding Lrp/AsnC family transcriptional regulator yields the protein MTTKAAPFDDLDRKIVAALIDNGRASFAEIGAAIGLSSTAVKRRVDRMRENNVITGFTATVRPAALGWLTEAYVEVYCDGAAPPRRLAEVVRNHPEIAAAMTVTGGADALLHVRAKDVEHFEGVLERIRAEPFIRKTISYMVLSHLLPDSPEAGASQSPGGSTP